A single Methylobacterium sp. 17Sr1-1 DNA region contains:
- a CDS encoding septal ring lytic transglycosylase RlpA family protein, producing the protein MNSAQPARRSNAARIVALAGGVALAGWGSLAASSTAQAQSGKASWYASGHRTASGERFNPNGLTAAHRSLPFGTRVRVTNESNGRSVVVRINDRGPFAHGRIIDLARGAGRAIGMSGVARVAVAVVD; encoded by the coding sequence ATGAACAGCGCCCAGCCTGCGCGTCGGTCGAACGCGGCCCGCATCGTGGCTCTCGCGGGGGGTGTCGCCCTCGCCGGATGGGGGAGCCTCGCCGCCTCGTCGACTGCGCAGGCCCAGAGCGGCAAGGCCTCCTGGTACGCCTCCGGCCATCGCACCGCCAGCGGCGAGCGATTCAACCCCAACGGCCTCACGGCGGCGCACCGCAGCCTGCCCTTCGGCACGCGGGTGCGGGTGACCAACGAGTCCAACGGCCGCTCGGTGGTGGTGCGGATCAACGATCGCGGGCCGTTCGCCCATGGCCGCATCATCGATCTCGCCCGCGGGGCGGGCCGGGCGATCGGCATGAGC